The Verrucomicrobium spinosum DSM 4136 = JCM 18804 genome includes a region encoding these proteins:
- the glnT gene encoding type III glutamate--ammonia ligase, with protein MTSTTPAGLTAIKEDLIAKGVKYCIGAYVDIHGVPKGKVVPVNHFESFAQGSELYTGYALDGLGQRPNDDELSSVPDLSRGVQLPWQPEVMWYPADLAFHGQPYEVSTRVAFGRVLEQARSMGFGFNLGIECEVYFVKQEEGRLVVPNADDNLMKSCYDVKRFMDVYGLVDRIATTINGLGWDLYSLDHEDGNSQFEFDFKFADGLTMADRYVFFRFLAKKLAADAGLLATFMPKPFADKTGNGAHFNMSLSDLETGRNLFKAAPGEADAYGLGLTGLGYSFIAGILKHGRALCAAFAPTVNSYKRLIRRGAMGYYSWAPVFNSFGTNNRTNSVRVPMAGGRCESRNADSSCNPYLAGALVLAAGLEGVRDGLLPGQPQTENLYELTDAQLAERGVQPLPRTLAEAVQAFEDDPFTEQVLGSALKKEFIEYKRAEWEEYHLTISPWEVQKYASLF; from the coding sequence ATGACTTCAACGACTCCCGCCGGGCTCACGGCCATCAAGGAAGACCTCATTGCCAAAGGGGTGAAATATTGCATCGGCGCGTATGTGGACATCCACGGCGTGCCCAAGGGCAAAGTGGTGCCTGTGAACCACTTCGAGAGCTTCGCCCAAGGTTCAGAACTGTACACGGGCTACGCACTGGATGGGCTGGGGCAAAGGCCGAATGATGATGAACTCTCCAGCGTGCCGGACCTCAGCCGCGGCGTGCAATTGCCCTGGCAGCCGGAGGTCATGTGGTACCCTGCGGATCTCGCCTTCCACGGCCAGCCCTATGAAGTCAGCACCAGGGTGGCCTTTGGTCGTGTGCTGGAGCAGGCGCGATCGATGGGCTTCGGGTTCAACCTGGGCATTGAGTGTGAAGTGTACTTCGTAAAGCAGGAAGAGGGGCGGTTGGTGGTGCCAAACGCGGATGACAACCTCATGAAGAGTTGCTATGACGTGAAGCGCTTCATGGATGTGTACGGCCTCGTGGATCGCATCGCGACGACCATCAATGGCCTGGGCTGGGATCTCTACTCACTGGATCATGAGGATGGGAACTCACAGTTCGAGTTCGACTTCAAGTTCGCCGATGGCTTGACCATGGCAGACCGCTATGTGTTCTTCCGCTTCCTGGCCAAGAAGCTGGCGGCAGATGCTGGCCTGCTTGCCACTTTCATGCCGAAGCCTTTCGCTGACAAGACGGGGAATGGGGCGCACTTCAACATGTCCCTGAGCGACCTGGAGACTGGGAGAAATCTTTTCAAGGCGGCTCCTGGTGAAGCGGACGCCTATGGCCTGGGACTTACGGGATTGGGGTACTCCTTCATTGCGGGAATTCTGAAGCACGGGCGCGCTCTGTGTGCCGCCTTCGCTCCCACGGTGAACTCCTACAAGCGGCTCATCCGTCGTGGCGCCATGGGGTACTATTCGTGGGCCCCGGTGTTCAATTCGTTTGGCACCAACAACCGCACCAATTCCGTGCGTGTGCCGATGGCGGGAGGACGTTGCGAGTCGCGCAATGCGGACTCATCCTGCAACCCCTACCTTGCCGGGGCGCTGGTGCTGGCGGCGGGATTGGAAGGGGTGAGGGATGGGCTCCTGCCGGGCCAACCCCAGACGGAGAACCTCTATGAACTGACGGATGCTCAATTAGCCGAGCGCGGGGTCCAGCCTCTGCCGCGCACCCTGGCCGAGGCGGTGCAGGCCTTTGAGGATGATCCCTTCACTGAGCAGGTG